CAAATGACTGAATTATCAAACGACGAATTGAAGCGCGAACATTTTTATCGGTATTTGGAATTTGGAACTGGCGGAATGCGCGGGGAGCTTGGTTGTGGTACGAATCGGATCAATCGATATATGATTCGCTGGGTGACGAGTGGTGTCGCAGCGTACATTTCGGAGCAAGGACGGCAGGCGGATGGTGTGGCGATTGCTTATGATTCCCGGCATTTTTCCGCAGAGTTTGCGTTAGAATCCGCGCGAGTACTTGGCGCAGCAGGAATCAAGGTTTATTTGTCCGACACGCTACGCCCAACGCCAGAATTATCTTTCATGGTTCGCGAGTTGGGGGCGGCTGCAGGAATTGTCATCACCGCGAGTCATAATCCAGCAGAATATAATGGTTTCAAGGTTTACGGGGCAGACGGTTGCCAGATCACGCTCGATGTCGCTGCGAAAATAACGGCATATTTGGCAGATGTTTCAGACCTATTTGCGATTCCAATTGCAGACGAGGATAAGCTTTCACAGGCTGGTTTGCTCACTAAAATTGGCGTAGAAGCAGACGAGGCATATTTAAATAACGTACGCGTTGTGACTCAAAATCCGGAAATGACGCAAAAACATGGCGCGAAGTTGAAAATAGTTTACACGCCACTACATGGAACTGGTGAAAAACTCGTAACCAAAAGTTTGGCGCAGGCCGGATTTTCTAACGTTAGCGTTGTTCAAGAACAAGCCATTCCAGACGGTGCTTTTCCGACGGTGACTTCTCCAAATCCTGAGGATCATGCGGCATTCACGATGGCAATAGAAGTAAGTGATGATGCCGATATTCTGATGGCGACAGATCCCGATGCCGACAGAATTGGTGTTGCGGTGAAAAATGAGCAGGGTGAATATCAAATTTTAACGGGGAATCAACTAGGCGCCATATTGCTACATTATTTAGTAACACAGCCAACCATCCCAACCAATAGTGCGCTCATAAAAACGATTGTCACGAGCGATCTTGGCGAAAAAATAGCCAGTAGATATGGTGTTAAAACATACAATACATTGACAGGATTCAAATTTATCGGTGAAAAAATAGCGGAATGGGAAGCGACAAAAGAAGCACAATTTCTTTTCGGATATGAGGAAAGTTATGGCTATTTAATCGCGCCGTTCGTACGTGATAAAGACGCGATACAAGCAGCACTTTTAACAGCAGAAGTAGCCCTAGAATACCGATTAAAAGATCAAACACTATTCGAAGGCTTACAAGAAATCTATGAACAATTCGGCTACTACGAAGAATCGCTACACACGATCACGGCAAAAGGAGAAGAAGGTGTCGCGCATATTCAGAAAATCATGCAAACGATGCGAGCAGATACAACGATGAACGATATGATCGAGCGCAAAGAAGACTACCAGACAAGTGTAACGACAACCTACCCAACAAAGGTGGAACGAGAAATAACCTTGCCAAAATCAGATGTTCTAAAATTCCATATGACAAATGGCTCTTGGTTTTGCATCAGACCATCAGGCACGGAGCCAAAATGCAAAATTTATTTTAGTTGCGCCGGAGAGACATCAAATGAAGCTAAGCAACGTTTAAATCAGCTCGAACAACTGATCTTGGATAAAATACAGCAAATATAGTGATAAGGGGTGGGGAATCGTCATTAGATTTCTCACCTCTTGTTCTTTTATTCACAAAAGTGGTATCATATTCAGTGAAACGAGAATCCTAACTAGGAGGGCGACCCCATGCAAATATCTGATATGAAAAATCTTGGCAAGGTCAACGAGAAGAACCTGAATATAGTGGGTATTGAATCGGCAGAAGAACTTAGAGAAATGGGAACAGAAAAAGCGTATTTGCGTGTGAAAGAGCTAGTTGATGACGGCGCATGTATGCATTTTTTATACGCCTTAGAAGGAGCCATTCAAGATATCCCCAAAAAAGAAATCTCGGAGCAAAGAAGAAAAGAACTTCGACAACTTTATGAAGATCATAAAATGAGGTAATACAAAAAAATGGTTGGCATCGCATTTTCGGTAGAAACCGGGTGCGTGCCAACCATTTTTTAATTTCGCAAACCTTTAACCGTTTCCTCATCAGGCGTTACGAAATAAGTCGTTTGATTATCGTATGTCACATATCCGGGTTTTGCACCACTTGGCTTTTTCACATGTTTAATCAGAGTGGCATCCACTGGTACAGATCCAGATAACCTGGCTTTCGAATAAAAAGCAGCAATCATCGCGGCTTCCATGATCGATGTTTCGTCAGGATCAGGATCTTGAATCACGACATGAGAACCAGGCAAATCTTTCACATGGAACCATAAATCCGAATTTCGCGCGAGTTTATTCGTTAAATAATCATTTTGTTTATTATTTTTCCCAACTAAAATCGGCAAACCAGCACTGGATGTATATTGCTCTAGCGTAGGGTTTTTATTCGGCTTACGACTTCCTTTTTTCTGTTTATACTTGATGTAGCCTTGCTCAGCCAACTCCATCCGAATTTCCTGCACGTCTTCTGGCGAGGCATCTTCCAATTGTTGTTGGACCGTCTCCAAATAAGCAATTTCCTGCGTGGTCAGACGCATTTGCTCTTCCACGAACCGAACCGCTTTCTTCAACTTTTGATATTTATTAAATAAAAATTGGGCATTTTGTGGTGGCGATTTCCGAATATCGAGTGGGATCGTTACCGTTCCCATATTTTCATCGTAGAAGTTCGCAACCTCGATCTCCGTCATACCACGAGAAACCAAATGCAAGTTTGCCGTCAATAACTCACCAAAAACGCGGAATTCATCAGCACGCTCCGTATCCACAAGCGTTTGCTTTAATTTCTCAATCTTCAAACGATCGCGATCCAACTCATTCGCAAGCAATCGTTCCAAATCATGCGCCACTTGATGCACCCGATCACGCGTCGCTTTTCCACCGTAAAAACGATCTAATAAAGCGCCTAAAGAATCCGACTCCGCAGTGATCTCCGTGTCAGAAAGACGCATAAAATAGTAATCCTCTTTGTCATTTTTGTTAAAAAGGTTAGGTTCTGCCGGTTTCGCACAATCCTCGATCACACTGAAAAAAGCTTTTGGCAGTGTTTCACGATTCACTAATTCCGCGCGCGCTAACACCTCATTCGCAAGCAACGGACTAAATCCAGCAACTGCGCTTACAATTTGCTTTGCCATTTTGCCAGCGTTAAAATCAAGTTTCGCCAATAATTCCTCTTCCGTCACGTTCCACGGATCGAGCTTATCAGAAGATGGCGGTAAAATATAAGCAGCCCCAGGTAAAAGTGTTCGATAGCTATTAAAAGCTGGGGAAACATGCTTAATGCAGTCCACAATCGTTTCTTTCTCACGATCAACCAACACAATATTACTATGGCGTCCCATGATTTCGACATATAAATCGCAAAAACGCGTTTCGCCAATCTCATCTTTCCCACGAATCCCAAAAATCAAAATCCGATCATTGTCCACTTGGCGAATCGATTCAATGATCGCGCCCTCCATATATTTCCGCAATAACATACAAAACATCGGCGGTTGTGCAGGGTTTTCCATCGTTTCTTTCGTCAGTTGAATACGTGCATAGCTTGGGTGCGCTGAGATTAAGATGCGCTGGTTTTCCCGGTTTTTGCGAACATGTAACACGAGTTCATGCGCAAACGGCTGGTGTATCTTCATTATCCGCCCAGTTTCGCACTGTTCGGTCAGTTCTTCGGTCATTGCTCTTAAGAACATTGTATCAAATGCCATTTTTAAATCATTCCCTCAAAAAAATTATTCTTGCGTATTTAGCGAGCTTTCCATAGTTCCAGATGTATAGGAAATATCTAGCTCTAGTATGCCATCTTTCTTCACTTTTAGAATGCTGATGTAAACTGTACTATTCATTGTTGAACTCTCACCATCAATTTGTAAATTCTCTTCGTGTTTCTTACCCAGCATATCTGTGTAACTAAAAGTTAAACCGCCAGACGTCAAGTCAACAGGCGATTTTTTAATCTCTTTTGTTTCCTCATTTTTGAGCGCCGGAATCGTCGCAATCGTGTTTCCTCCATTAGTTATTGTTATTTCTGATGACGCATCCCCACTATAATTATCAGCAGTAACAGCAAAGTCGTTACTTGGCGGTGAAATGATAAAGCGGAATAGCAAACTAAGCACTAAAATCAGAACTAAAACCAAACTAAATATCAATAAATTTTTCTTCATGCAGTCGAAGTCTCCTTTTTTCTTTTATTGTACCATAAGAATGACAAAACTTGTGTCTAAATCACGCTTTTAGATGTATTATCTCCCGTTTTTTGTTATAATGAAGAGGTGAAATTAGAATGCGAGAGGCTGATCGAGATGGTAAAAAGTATGACTGGATTCGGGCGAGCGGGAAAGCAATCAGAGAATTTCAAAGTAACCGTTGAGTTAAAAGCAGTAAATCACCGCTATTTGGAAGTTTTATTCCGGATGCCGCGGGTATTTGCCTATTTGGAAAGTAAACTGAAAAAAAGTGTTGCCGAGCAGATAAAACGTGGCCGAATTGAGTGCGCCATCACGATTGAAGGCAACAAAGCGACAAAAGAAAAACTAGTGGTGAACTGGGATTTAGCGGACGAATATATCCGTTTTATGCGTCAAGCAACGGAGCGCTATCAAATGACCGAACCGTTAAATATTCAGGAACTTCTACTTGATCCGCGGTTCCTTGAGATTGTCGAAGGGAACGAACCCGATTCGGAGCTGGAAAACCTACTTCTTGGTGCTACAACAGCTGCTTCCAAACGTTTAGATGAGATGCGCGCAGTAGAAGGCAATGAACTTGCGCTTCATCTAAAACACCACCTTGATATGATCTCCAAATACTTACAAGAAATACAAGCCTTTGTTCCAGAAATGGAAACGACTTACCGCGAACGCCTAGAAAGTAGGTTACTTGGCTATGTTGGCGAAGATTTCGATAAGGCACTTGTCTTATCAGAAATTGCGATTTTACTTGAGAAATCAGACATCAATGAAGAACTCGAACGAATGGGCAGCCACGTGAAGCAGTTTTCGCATATACTTTTACTCGAAGAACCGATTGGCCGAAAGCTCGATTTTCTCATTCAAGAGATGAATCGTGAAATAAATACGATTGGATCGAAGGCTAGCCATTTAGAAATTACGAATCGTGTGGTAGAATTAAAGACGACACTTGAAAAAATGCGCGAGCAAATCCAGAACGTGGAATAATTTTTCAAGCAGTATGATATTTTAGAAAAGAGGAACGCAAACATGACAGATCGAGGACTTCTCATCGTTTTATCTGGTCCTTCTGGAGTTGGGAAAGGGACGGTTAGAAAAGCAGTTTTTGACGACCCGACAACTTCATTTGAATATTCTATTTCGATGACAACCCGTAAGGCGCGGGAAGGCGAAGTGGATGGCGTGGATTATTATTTCCGCACGAAGGAACAATTTGAGCAGGCGATTGCGGATGGCAAAATGCTAGAATACGCGCAATATGTCGGTAATTATTACGGAACGCCGCTTGAATATGTAGAAGAAATTTTGGTAGCGGGAAAAGATGTTTTTCTGGAAATCGAGGTTCAAGGAGCGTTACAAGTACGCAAGGCGATGCCAGAAGGAATATTTATTTTTCTAACGCCGCCAGACTTGAGTGAGCTGAAAAACCGCATTATAGGGCGGGGTACAGAGTCTATGGACGTTGTCGAAGAGCGGATGCGTGAGGCTCGCCATGAAATTGAGATGATGAACGCCTATGATTATGCCGTCGTTAATGATATAGTAGATAATGCCGTTCAAAAAATTAAGGGAATCGTTCAGACCGAGCACTTAAAAACAGAGCGCGTCATTCATAAGTATGAAAAAATGTTAGAGGAGTTGGAATAGATGTTATATCCATCAATTGATAATTTGTTGTTAGTTATTGACTCAAAATACTCGCTAGTAACCGTAGCTGCGCGTCGTGCCCGTCAAATGCAAAAAGACCACGACCCAGGTACAATGGATGATTTCAAATCGCATAAAGCGGTAGGGAAAGCGTTAGAAGAAATTTATGCAGGGAACTTAGTTATGGGGAAAGACGCTAAATAAGTACTGCTAAAAATAGAGGAGTAAGAATCGCAATTTGGATTCTTACTCCTCTATTTTTATGTTCCTTCATATAATAAATCATTTAAAAGATTCAAATCCTTCACAACCCATGGACGTTTGGAAGAATCAATGACGTTCATATCACGTAACTCTTTTAAAATCCGAGACGTGTACCCCCGTGAAGTCCCCGCAATTTCAGCTAGCAATTCATACGTCATGAAATTTGGTAACTCATACGCTTGGTTCGAACTTAGCAACGACATTTTTTCCGTCAACTCGACTAGAGCATGTAAAATCCTTTTTTTCGAGTCGAGTGATTTTCGTATGAGCGCATTGCCGAGGTGTATTTGGACAGTGGAAAGGAAATTGAGCTGTAAATAGTTTCTAGGGTCTTCTAATTTAACGGTCGATAGCATAAAGTTAAAGTCGACTACCCATACTTGAGCATCTGTTAGTGCGATAAAATCAAGAACAGGATGCATTCTCTCTTTTAATAGAGGGAAATTGAAAATATCATCGTGCTGGAAAAAGGAAATGAGCATTCTTCCTGTGAGCCTAGATTCGTAGTAACCAGAGAAATCTCCTTTCTCCACCATATAAAACGAACCGCGAGTTAAGGGTGTTAGCTGTATGCTTTCGCCTTTTTTTAGTGTGCGTTGGTAGCAGTACTTACTGAAGGCAGGATTTTTTCGTAATAGCTTTAAAACTTGCTCTACAGAAAAAAAGGCGTGTAGTTCTGATTCATGATACATTGATTTTCACTCCTTTATGTAGGTATAAATGTACCTATAATGATGGGTTTTCGGTACATTTAAGACGGAAACATTAGAAATTGGCTTTTTTAAAATGTTCATAAAGATGTCAAAAAACGCTATTATACGCATTTTCATGAACATTTTTACGTAAAATGAGCATCTATATATCTATTTTACCCTCATTTGTCTACATATATACCTGTAAGCACAAAAAACTTGAAATTAGAGTGCGTGGTATGATTAGTCCATGGAAAAGAGGTAAACAAGTTTAGATGAAAGTTTACCACATAGGAGGTGGCAATGATGAAACTTCTTAGACGTACAATGGCAGTAACACTTGTTTGTAGCTTTGTAGTAGCGAGTGTGGCGCCAGTAATGAGTAGCGCAGAAACTTCGGTAGAAACAACTTCGGAAATAAAGACGGAGAGTAAAGCAGATGAAACAACACCTGAAACGCCTGAAAAGAAAGTGGTCAAAGGTTCGCGATTACAAGCAACAGCGAATGTAGCCAACGTGACAGATTATCTACAACTAGAAGCAGCGATGAAAGATGTTACGATAACAGAGATTAACATTATGAATGATATTAACTTTTCGAACTATACAACAGGAAGTGCGGCGGAATCGAATCTTAGCATTCCGACAAGAAGCATAACTATCAACGGGAATGGCAATACGGTCGATTTTAGAAGTCGTGGTTATTTAATGTCATTCGGATCGAATAAGGTCGATATTGTGATAAAGGACATCAAGATGTTCGGTAGAAATTACTGGGGTCCATTACGCTTATCGGGAACGGCTGGTAAAGGTACGCAGCTCACCTATCAAAATATTGAATACACGGGTGCTCAGTTGACATGTTCATATGAGGCTGATGTAAATATTATTGGACATGTCACGAATAGTTCGGTGAATTCGTATGTCTCACCATTTGATGGGGTTACCTACGCGGCTTTGACAAACCAAGTAAACCTTGAAATCACGAATATTAATTTCTATGAGAACTCGATTTATACAGGTTCCACGACGAATGCGACGGTGATTAATCTCGGTAATGGTGGAACAGCGACGGTTGGCAAGAATGCTGAAGTGTACTTGCTACGTGGTGGTAGTGCTGGTGAAGAAGGAACGTGTACTTTTAAAATTGATGGGAATTTGAATATTAATGATGGCGCATTTGTGCAGATTCGTACGGAGCCAGGAAGTACAGCTGGTGGTATTAAGCTGAATAGTAGTGGAAGTTCGTTGCATATTAGCGAAAATGCAGAATTAATGGTAAATACATTAGGCGCTACATCTGATACACGAAACCCGATTTATATTGCTTCTGGAGCTTCTTTAAAAGTTGATTCTGGCGCTAAATTGAATATACGCGCTGAAAGTACTGGAACATCGACGGGTGCTGCGATTTATACGGGTGATAATAGTAGCTTTATCGTCGCTAAGGACGGTACATTCGATGTTCAAACAGACGGAACTGGTTCTAAATACTTGATTCGGATCGGTAACGCGTCAACTTTCCAATTTGCCGATGCTAAACGGGTGAATTTGCAGCTGAATAATACGAATACGGGTAGCCGACTGATTTATATGTATGGTACGTCTGGGAAACTTAATGTCGACGTTCAGTCGGTGAAGGCTTGGACTGGAACGGATTGGAGAGATGACGGGAACGAAACATACCTTTGGAATCCGATGTATGGCATGAATATTAAATTCAGCAGTTCAAATGTAAGTTCGGTGACGGCGAATTCGGTAAATGAGGCAACGCAATCAAGTTTCATTCAAAATTTCCGGACGCAGAATTTCCGACGTGTGTTATTTGAAGGGATTCCGGATGTGTCGGTTTCTATCAATACTTTAACGGATGACAAGACGGCTGAAAATAGCCATGTTATTACGGGTGTGACGAATCCGGGCGCTTATGTCAAACTGACTGGTGACCCAGCGATTCCAGTGGGAACGATTGCTTCTCAAGATTTCAACGACGCGAATATGTATCACGCGATTGCGGACGCAACAGGTAAGTACAGCTTCATTTTACCAGCAGGAAGT
The sequence above is drawn from the Listeria weihenstephanensis genome and encodes:
- a CDS encoding phospho-sugar mutase, encoding MTWQENWLKWSAASEDDAALQQQMTELSNDELKREHFYRYLEFGTGGMRGELGCGTNRINRYMIRWVTSGVAAYISEQGRQADGVAIAYDSRHFSAEFALESARVLGAAGIKVYLSDTLRPTPELSFMVRELGAAAGIVITASHNPAEYNGFKVYGADGCQITLDVAAKITAYLADVSDLFAIPIADEDKLSQAGLLTKIGVEADEAYLNNVRVVTQNPEMTQKHGAKLKIVYTPLHGTGEKLVTKSLAQAGFSNVSVVQEQAIPDGAFPTVTSPNPEDHAAFTMAIEVSDDADILMATDPDADRIGVAVKNEQGEYQILTGNQLGAILLHYLVTQPTIPTNSALIKTIVTSDLGEKIASRYGVKTYNTLTGFKFIGEKIAEWEATKEAQFLFGYEESYGYLIAPFVRDKDAIQAALLTAEVALEYRLKDQTLFEGLQEIYEQFGYYEESLHTITAKGEEGVAHIQKIMQTMRADTTMNDMIERKEDYQTSVTTTYPTKVEREITLPKSDVLKFHMTNGSWFCIRPSGTEPKCKIYFSCAGETSNEAKQRLNQLEQLILDKIQQI
- a CDS encoding TfoX/Sxy family protein; its protein translation is MQISDMKNLGKVNEKNLNIVGIESAEELREMGTEKAYLRVKELVDDGACMHFLYALEGAIQDIPKKEISEQRRKELRQLYEDHKMR
- a CDS encoding Rqc2 family fibronectin-binding protein; the protein is MAFDTMFLRAMTEELTEQCETGRIMKIHQPFAHELVLHVRKNRENQRILISAHPSYARIQLTKETMENPAQPPMFCMLLRKYMEGAIIESIRQVDNDRILIFGIRGKDEIGETRFCDLYVEIMGRHSNIVLVDREKETIVDCIKHVSPAFNSYRTLLPGAAYILPPSSDKLDPWNVTEEELLAKLDFNAGKMAKQIVSAVAGFSPLLANEVLARAELVNRETLPKAFFSVIEDCAKPAEPNLFNKNDKEDYYFMRLSDTEITAESDSLGALLDRFYGGKATRDRVHQVAHDLERLLANELDRDRLKIEKLKQTLVDTERADEFRVFGELLTANLHLVSRGMTEIEVANFYDENMGTVTIPLDIRKSPPQNAQFLFNKYQKLKKAVRFVEEQMRLTTQEIAYLETVQQQLEDASPEDVQEIRMELAEQGYIKYKQKKGSRKPNKNPTLEQYTSSAGLPILVGKNNKQNDYLTNKLARNSDLWFHVKDLPGSHVVIQDPDPDETSIMEAAMIAAFYSKARLSGSVPVDATLIKHVKKPSGAKPGYVTYDNQTTYFVTPDEETVKGLRN
- a CDS encoding YicC/YloC family endoribonuclease, producing MVKSMTGFGRAGKQSENFKVTVELKAVNHRYLEVLFRMPRVFAYLESKLKKSVAEQIKRGRIECAITIEGNKATKEKLVVNWDLADEYIRFMRQATERYQMTEPLNIQELLLDPRFLEIVEGNEPDSELENLLLGATTAASKRLDEMRAVEGNELALHLKHHLDMISKYLQEIQAFVPEMETTYRERLESRLLGYVGEDFDKALVLSEIAILLEKSDINEELERMGSHVKQFSHILLLEEPIGRKLDFLIQEMNREINTIGSKASHLEITNRVVELKTTLEKMREQIQNVE
- the gmk gene encoding guanylate kinase, whose protein sequence is MTDRGLLIVLSGPSGVGKGTVRKAVFDDPTTSFEYSISMTTRKAREGEVDGVDYYFRTKEQFEQAIADGKMLEYAQYVGNYYGTPLEYVEEILVAGKDVFLEIEVQGALQVRKAMPEGIFIFLTPPDLSELKNRIIGRGTESMDVVEERMREARHEIEMMNAYDYAVVNDIVDNAVQKIKGIVQTEHLKTERVIHKYEKMLEELE
- the rpoZ gene encoding DNA-directed RNA polymerase subunit omega; the encoded protein is MLYPSIDNLLLVIDSKYSLVTVAARRARQMQKDHDPGTMDDFKSHKAVGKALEEIYAGNLVMGKDAK
- a CDS encoding Crp/Fnr family transcriptional regulator; its protein translation is MVEKGDFSGYYESRLTGRMLISFFQHDDIFNFPLLKERMHPVLDFIALTDAQVWVVDFNFMLSTVKLEDPRNYLQLNFLSTVQIHLGNALIRKSLDSKKRILHALVELTEKMSLLSSNQAYELPNFMTYELLAEIAGTSRGYTSRILKELRDMNVIDSSKRPWVVKDLNLLNDLLYEGT
- a CDS encoding pectate lyase-like adhesive domain-containing protein; this encodes MMKLLRRTMAVTLVCSFVVASVAPVMSSAETSVETTSEIKTESKADETTPETPEKKVVKGSRLQATANVANVTDYLQLEAAMKDVTITEINIMNDINFSNYTTGSAAESNLSIPTRSITINGNGNTVDFRSRGYLMSFGSNKVDIVIKDIKMFGRNYWGPLRLSGTAGKGTQLTYQNIEYTGAQLTCSYEADVNIIGHVTNSSVNSYVSPFDGVTYAALTNQVNLEITNINFYENSIYTGSTTNATVINLGNGGTATVGKNAEVYLLRGGSAGEEGTCTFKIDGNLNINDGAFVQIRTEPGSTAGGIKLNSSGSSLHISENAELMVNTLGATSDTRNPIYIASGASLKVDSGAKLNIRAESTGTSTGAAIYTGDNSSFIVAKDGTFDVQTDGTGSKYLIRIGNASTFQFADAKRVNLQLNNTNTGSRLIYMYGTSGKLNVDVQSVKAWTGTDWRDDGNETYLWNPMYGMNIKFSSSNVSSVTANSVNEATQSSFIQNFRTQNFRRVLFEGIPDVSVSINTLTDDKTAENSHVITGVTNPGAYVKLTGDPAIPVGTIASQDFNDANMYHAIADATGKYSFILPAGSYVSAGNQVTAYSYLNGKSATASTIVKDVVAPDAPTLNAISDKATTVTGDAEANATVTVYKKADNTILATGKADGSGHYSITIPVSERPITPYIACYAVATDAASNTSEHSADVIVTDTTKPTATAVTQYATVGDTFTTNAKSLVTDVYDNAGTSDDNLTYTIDTQPDLSKVGYTTAQTTICDRAGNTMTVIVPIFVKDAGTVSDEQTMLQATDITIQVAEYPDNEAELNTLIKTRSGVKAWAIPSGADITSQVTLDKMGLPNTPGKYNVSFSVNGLEKRIEVTVQDGSLSLGTATENISFGEQMITSKAKTVKPIDDVQLFVSDTRGEPSNWRVNAQLESPLQTADGKVLEDVLAIQTTEGETSLSTENAIPVYSNDALQRGLTEINLNSNEASLVMNVKPGTAMANKEYRTNVRWTLEDAP